A single region of the Coregonus clupeaformis isolate EN_2021a chromosome 40, ASM2061545v1, whole genome shotgun sequence genome encodes:
- the LOC121571665 gene encoding F-box-like/WD repeat-containing protein TBL1X, translating into MSITSDEVNFLVYRYLQESGFSHSAFTFGIESHISQSNINGTLVPPAALISILQKGLQYVEAEISINEDGTVFDGRPIESLSLIDAVMPDVVQTRQQAFRDKLAQQQAACTMAVVTASNQFNAPKNGEATVNGEENGTHIIYNHSEPMEMDLDVEIPASKATVLRGHESEVFICAWNPVSDLLASGSGDSTARIWNLIENSNSSSTQLVLRHCIREGGQDVPSNKDVTSLDWNSDGTLLATGSYDGFARIWTKDGNLASTLGQHKGPIFALKWNKKGNCILSAGVDKTTIIWDAHTGEAKQQFPFHSAPALDVDWQNNTTFASCSTDMCIHVCRLGSDRPLKTFQGHTNEVNAIKWDPSGMLLASCSDDMTLKIWSMKQDSCVHDLQAHSKEIYTIKWSPTGTSNSNSNIMLASASFDSTVRLWDVERGVCIHTLTKHQEPVYSVAFSPDGKHLASGSFDKCVHIWNTMTGALVHSYRGTGGIFEVCWNSTGDKVGASASDGSVCVLDLRK; encoded by the exons ATGAGTATAACCAGTGATGAAGTGAACTTCTTGGTCTACAGATATCTTCAGGAGTCAG GTTTCTCCCACTCAGCGTTCACCTTTGGAATCGAGAGCCACATCAGCCAGTCCAACATCAATGGAACACTAGTGCCCCCTGCTGCCCTCATTTCCATCCTGCAGAAAGGCCTCCAGTATGTGGAGGCAGAGATAAGCATCAATGAG GATGGCACAGTGTTTGATGGGCGGCCCATCGAGTCTCTGTCACTCATCGACGCGGTGATGCCGGACGTGGTACAGACGCGGCAGCAGGCCTTCCGCGACAAGCTAGCCCAGCAACAGGCGGCCTGCACCATGGCAGTCGTCACTGCTAGCAACCAATTTAACGCACCAAAGAACGGAGAGGCCACCGTGAATGGGGAGGAGAACGGAACACACATTATCT ATAACCACAGTGAGCCCATGGAGATGGATCTGGATGTGGAGATCCCAGCCAGCAAGGCTACGGTCCTCAGAGGCCATGAGTCAGAGGTGTTCATCTGTGCCTGGAACCCTGTCAGCGACCTTCTGGCCTCAGG gtcggGAGACTCGACAGCCCGGATCTGGAACCTTATTGAGAACAGTAACAGCAGCTCCACCCAGCTGGTGCTCAGACACTGCATCAGGGAGGGAGGCCAGGACGTCCCCAGCAACAAAGACGTCACCTCACTAGACTGGAAT AGCGATGGGACACTCTTAGCAACAGGATCCTATGATGGATTTGCAAGGATATGGACAAAAGATG GTAATCTGGCGAGCACCTTGGGCCAACATAAAGGGCCCATATTTGCGCTGAAGTGGAACAAGAAAGGAAACTGTATCCTCAGTGCTGGTGTAGATAAG ACGACaatcatttgggatgcacacacagGAGAGGCTAAGCAGCAGTTCCCCTTCCACTCAG CTCCAGCCCTGGACGTGGACTGGCAGAACAACACAACGTTTGCCTCCTGCAGCACAGACATGTGCATCCACGTGTGTCGACTGGGCAGCGACCGGCCGCTCAAGACCTTCCAGGGCCACACG AATGAAGTCAACGCTATTAAGTGGGACCCGTCAGGGATGCTACTAGCCTCCTGCTCTGATGACATGACTTTAAAG atctggagTATGAAGCAGGATTCATGTGTCCATGACCTCCAAGCCCACAGTAAAGAGATCTACACAATCAAGTGGAGCCCCACCGGCACCAGCAACTCCAACTCCAACATCATGCTGGCTag TGCCTCGTTTGACTCGACGGTGCGTCTGTGGGACGTGGAGCGAGGTGTGTGtatccacaccctgactaaacaccAGGAGCCCGTCTACAGTGTGGCCTTCAGCCCCGACGGGAAGCACCTGGCCAGCGGCTCCTTCGACAAGTGTGTCCACATCTGGAACACCATG ACTGGAGCCTTGGTGCATAGCTACAGGGGGACCGGAGGGATTTTCGAGGTGTGCTGGAACAGCACAGGAGACAAAGTTGGTGCTAGTGCTTCAGATGGATCG GTATGTGTTCTTGATCTCAGAAAATAG